A region of the Macrobrachium nipponense isolate FS-2020 chromosome 14, ASM1510439v2, whole genome shotgun sequence genome:
AATATACATAAGAATGTCagatgtaattatgtatgtatgtatatatatatatatatatatatatatatatatatatatatatatatatatatatatatatatatatatatacacatagccaCGCTGATATTGGACGACTTCCATgtcataaacagaaataaatatcataCCAATATATGCGACAGctttaaaaatgaattcttatcttaatttattttcgATTTTGATTTATTCAGTAAGGCTTCTTTAGGAATTGAATCAATGCCGCCAGTAGTAGTCCTACCCAGAAGAATATAGGTACTAATCCTGATCAGAGTAGATTCAGTTACCATATGTATTTCCTGTTCGGTGTAATCTATCCCCCAAGGTTGAGTGAGCCTGATATTAATTTGTTATTCGTGTATTAGTATTCTAAAGTCTGAAAATGTAGTTTCTCAAATTAGTTGCGAAAGTATAATAAATGTATGGGAGCACGACAAGTCCGTATTATAAGGAGAACACAAGAAAACGAATTTCAAggaatgagatcattttcataaaGAATCCTTTCTATGGCAACGATCCAAAAGATCGACCCACCAGACTCGACCTAGGTCGACCAAGGTCGAGGCCTTAACGACAGATTAAACCTCTTCATCACCGAACCACCGCCATTTCTAACCCTACCGATGTCATAATTCCGCATAATCATGATCCATATATTCCTGTTACCTACTATAGATTaaaatcaaccgtgcatttgatgtctaggccagtcccttacgacgctcctgattggctgttgataagccactcacaaggctggaaactctgtctctctcgagagttcacgtaggcaggatgtatgttccacctctcctgaaagaattatagtacctcaggagaggtggaacatagatcctacccatgtgaaatctcgagagagactgggagtttccagccatgtggaTGGCTTATCAatggccaatcaggagcgtcgtaagggactggcctagacatcaaatgcacggttgatgtgaatctactttactAGCTGTCCATCGATCGGATTGAAGTACCGCCAATAGATATCCGTTTTCTAACTTGTGTTTTTCCGGTCCTTTTTAATTTCGCACAATGCAGTTAGATAAGGAATTAGAGCTTACGTTTGGCCACCACAGAATGCGACAGACTTCACCAAATCTTCACAAAGAATTCTGCAATCAAAAACATCTCTAGGGGATATGAACGGACACGTTTACAGTTTCCATAAAAGGAATTTAAAGAAAAACTCCTCTAGAATGCCCACAAACAAGGTCTACCTACAAGGCAAGGCTTCACACAATGGACATCGACCTCAGACATGATTCTGAATCACATTACAAAGAGCCCTAGGTGACCAGAATAAGAAAAAGTAATTGATTTAGGCATAGCATTTGCCTCCCGGGCAGTGAcgatggtatatatacatacaacttgCCTTTCTTGCATTGAAAGGTGACTTTCAAAAACAGCAAAGTTCCCTAAAAATCTAGGCAACAAATTAAAAGATCCATTTCATGGATATCGACTTTCCATATAAGGAAGTGACCTTCACCTAACCTGCAGTTGCTGAATCACTGAAGAAGTCTTTCTGTATCAAAATTCAGAGGTTCTCAAATGATTCATACTCCTCCAAACGGAGTGTGGTGATATTGTATCTGTCCCTCGTATACATATTGCTCTACTCACCCTGACTAATAAGAATCTCTTAGAAGACTGGACAGCAAAGGCCTTTTACCTTAACATTAAATTTGTTATCGCTCTACCGTTTAAGTTATGTTGAGGCCTCTTTCTCATCAACTGTCAAAGGAATAGGTGATTATTTTTTCCCAGaaatgtgaaattttattttgtctatcttGGTGTTTTCAAATAGCATCAAGCTTACTTTGACCTTTTGGAGATCTTTTTCTGTTACCTTTTTGGAAAACTGTTTGTACATGAAGATACTGATGCTAAATTCACTCGTCTacgcaaaaatgtattttattattatcttcagaAGACCCGTTGCTAGATTTCCCACATTCACCAGTTTTTCAgtgatcgagaaaaaaaaattccagaaacgTGTACTTTGAcagttttatttacaaatactatTGTGCTGTTCTACGCCAAAATTTCCAGTAACCCAGAATTTCCCTCCGATGGTAattataaatgagaaaataaacttaataaaGAACACCAACAAAATGCAAAGCCTTTTTTAAGTTCATTGTTTCTTCAATTCAATAGGTTCGTGGCGCTGTCCTACGCCAAAATTTTCAACAAGCCAGAATTTCCCTCCGATGGTAAatatataagagaaaataaacttaataaaGTACACCAACAAAATGCAAAGCCTTTTCAGTGcattgtttcttcatttcaatGAGTTCGTGGCGTGTCCCGAGAGCAGGTTTTCCTGACAACTTCACAGACGGTTGCGGAAGCAGTCGCCTTTTGTCGAGAATGAACAATGGACCTGCAACCGAAATTTTCCCCCAAGAATTCCTTGGGAGTGATCAGGTAGACATCCCGATATGCTCCGATAAACCAAGTACTATACACATGAACGCGTTCCCAGATTCCTCTATTTATTCATATCAGAatttaggtaaatatatataatttccaagtTCGATTTGAATAAATTACATTATGGTTGCTAGaaacttattaaacttttttGGGATATTTTCATGAAGCCTGGCTACCAGTTTCAACATCATTTGGTGCCAATCGTCAATGCCAGACTCATTCGATTCGgtcactctctttttctctctctctctataacgaaAAACTTCGTAATTTTGGCgttggttttattttctttaacgtCTTGCATCTCGGATTTTTACATATGCTTGTCGGATTCGTTTCgtttcatgtttaaaaaataaCACCCTCATCTGCCCTCTCTAAACCCCAGCAAAACACAGGCTCttaggcatacacacacacgcattatatattatatatatatatatatatatatatatatatatatatatatatatatatatatatatatatatatatatatatatatatatatatataatatatatatacagtatacatatatatatatatatatatatatatatatatatatatataatatatatttacatacaatatatacatattcatatatatagtatacatatatatatatatatatatatagtatatatatatatatatatatatatatatatatattatatatatatattatatatatatttgtatatatctcagatatgtgtgtgtgtatttatctaaAGGTGCTATTTTGTCAGTTAAAATACCCACAGAAAGTTGTATGTTAAACGATTGAAgaacaatagtatatatatatgtgtgtgtgtgtgcgtgcgcgcgcgcaaaGTAAACAACAAACTGTTCTATCTGGCatctttaggctcttccataagtTGCCGCCCAGAAGTCGATATTACTTAGAACAAAGCTTAGTGAATATagagtttaagccaaaggccaagcacggggaccattgaggtcattcagcgctgagaagtaaattgacagtaaaaggtttgaaaggtgtaacagcaggaaaacctcaaagcagttgcactaaggaaagtaagatggtaggaagagaatatgagaggcggtacagtaaaaggaacgaaaggggttgcagctatgggccgaaggtacgctggaaagaacctcaagtaatgcctacagtgcaccgcatgaggtgcactgaaggcaataACCGCCATACGGGAGAACGCAGGTTAATGGCAAGTTGGTTTTACAGATTCAGCAGAAGAAGCGCTTGAGGCATCACTTTTAAGAACAATGAAatttttcgttgttaataaaaCCGCTGTGTTGTTATCTGAGGACAAAAATAGTAGGCTTCGCTTGTTAAGAACGTGTCTGTTTTGAAgatatttcaaatgaatatatttcaaataaaaaatgattctTTTTCTCGTACAAAATAATTGAGATCAGAAGGGGTTGTTCGCCGAATAAAAACCATTGGTTCTACTCTTGCTCAGAATATCTAGAATGAAAACAATAGGGTCCAATTACGCAGAATGCATTTAATAGGTTCGGTATGGAGAAGAACGCCTTTAGAAGAGGGTTAAAATACTGATATGAAATAACAAGAGATCATTTCCAAGAAGTGAATTCTCGATTTTCCTaatgttgacaaaaatgaaggaaaattattcgaattcatatatatatatatatatatatatatatatatatatatatatatatatatatatatatataaagataaatgtcacgaaggaaaaaataaacgaaggaggtctgcaagatcttttgactttaaaagtcctttactgagcagatttatcactttcctaactttcgtgattcagttatacacacacacacacacacacatatatataatatatattatatataatatatatatatatatatatatatatatatatatataatatatatatatatatatattatatatatatatatatatatatactatatatatatatgtatatacatatatattaatatatatatattattatatatatatatatatatattatatatatatattatatatatatatagatatatatatatatataactgtatatactcagaaattcatatataaaagcttaaaattattcttacaaagtgTGCGAAATATTATACAAtttcaaattaagaaaattaatctaaaatgtaATTCCTTTAATTATAATGTGCATATTTCGTAcactttgtaagaataattttaatgtgtatatttcgtacacattgcaagaataatttttagcttttacattcctgaatttgtaatttttagttttgtttttacaatcttACTTGGATATTTATAAGATTATCTCGTTTTATTATGGCATTCCAATTCGAGCGAGAATCCGTGAAAACAGAATAAACCTTTTTTTGTGCAAGAGTTCTGCAATATAATGTGTAACTTGTCAGCCACGGGTTGATGAAGTAGGGGGTCTCTTGGTTTACGTGACTAGATTGACAGCTTTGTNNNNNNNNNNNNNNNNNNNNNNNNNNNNNNNNNNNNNNNNNNNNNNNNNNNNNNNNNNNNNNNNNNNNNNNNNNNNNNNNNNNNNNNNNNNNNNNNNNNNNNNNNNNNNNNNNNNNNNNNNNNNNNNNNNNNNNNNNNNNNNNNNNNNNNNNNNNNNNNNNNNNNNNNNNNNNNNNNNNNNNNNNNNNNNNNNNNNNNNNNNNNNNNNNNNNNNNNNNNNNNNNNNNNNNNNNNNNNNNNNNNNNNNNNNNNNNNNNNNNNNNNNNNNNNNNNNNNNNNNNNNNNNNNNNNNNNNNNNNNNNNNNNNNNNNNNNNNNNNNNNNNNNNNNNNNNNNNNNNNNNNNNNNNNNNNNNNNNNNNNNNNNNNNNNNNNNNNNNNNNNNNNNNNNNNNNNNNNNNNNNNNNNNNNNNNNNNNNNNNNNNNNNNNNNNNNNNNNNNNNNNNNNNNNNNNNNNNNNNNNNNNNNNNNNNNNNNNNNNNNNNNNNNNNNNNNNNNNNNNCTTCGAGAGTCACGTACAGGTCCCGGTATGATGGAgatcctgatgatgatgatggtgatgatgatgatgatgatgccttcCCCCCCTGTGATAGTGTTTGTGATTACAGTTGAAACCTCCCATTCGATGCCTACTACTGATGCCTCTCCACATCATatgaatatcatcatcatcatcatcatcatcatcgtcgtcgtcagaGTTATTAAAGAAGTGATTAAAATTACCGTGGGTGCCGAAGAACTGATGGAAAATGTCGTCCATTGGACCGctattagtagtagtggtagaTGTATATGTAAAGCGAGTTTTGGGATCGCTAGTAGTAGAGGTATATGTAAAGCGAGTTTTGGGATTGCTAGTAGTAGAGGTATATGTAAAGCGAGTTTTGGGATCGCTAGTATGGGTAGAGGTATATGTGAAGCGAGTTTTATTATTACCCTCCTTAGGTACCTCCTCATCCTCCATTTTACCTTTCACATGTTGATCGTAACACTCCCGCTTTTTCACATCGCTCAATATTTCATAAGCTTGCGAGATGGCTTTAAACCTTTCCTCTGCATCcgatgatttatttttatctggaTGGTATCTAAGTGCCATTTTTCGGTAAGCTCTTTTAATATCTTCCATTGAAGCATCTTGGGAGATACCTAGGATCTTGTAATAGTCCATGCTGATGATGAACTAAGTTTGGTTGGCTGCGCTAATGCGCATTTTATATTCAACAATGCTGAATGAATTATCTGGgagctatatactacatatatgtaaattaaaagaGACAACCAAATATATTCCCCCTTTGGATTTATTCTTAATCAGAGTAATGGATATTAatagttttatgttttgtttgtataaaattttttggAAATACCAGTGCTAGCTCCTAGCTAAGGAGGGttgcattctttattcaaaagtcattttaaaaagtttaagtagtcgctaatcatttctctatcataagtcttttcaaaaagattaataactgGAGTGGAAGttgtattctttatttaaaagtctttttaaaaagtttgagTAGTCGCAAGGATTGGACaaaccatttttctattcaaatagttttgtcaaaaaggattaataactgtattcttcattcaggagttatatatctatataaatatatatatatgtgtgtgtaaaaatcatttctctatcataagtcttttcaaaaagattaataactgtattctttattcaggagttatatatctatataaatatatatatatgtgtgtgtaaaaatcatcTCTAATTTTTCATAACTGTtaaaattctttattcaaggagggtatatatattttataatatataattgtatttatttgttttttgtttgtatcattatttttctattcaaatagttttttcaaaaaggttatactgttattctttatttaaacTGTCTATTTTCAAAAGTTCATtttaaaaaagtttaagtagttgcaaggattaggaaaactatttctctatcataagtcttttcaaaaggattaataacgtatTCTTTAAATCAAAAAGTGATACAAGTTGGAAGTAGTTTGCAAAAAGGATAGGACTATCtcatcataagtcttttcaaaagaTTAATAACTGATGAGTGTTAATTCTATTTTCTCTATCAGTCTTTTCTAATagtaatatttattgtttttaaaatatatgtataaaaatcgtttctctaagttttttcaaaaagattaataactaGTTCTTtatttcaaaagtcattttaaaagatTAAAGTAGTCGCAAGGAGTAATCTCGTCTACATCGTTGTATATGAGAGCTtcctaaaagagaaaaaaaccaaatatatattcTCCCTTTGGATTTATTCTTAATCAGAGTAATGGATACTATATATTAATcgagttttatgttttttttggaAATATCAGAGTGCTAGCTAGCTAAGGAGGGTGGTTGTTGCATTCTTCATCCAAAAGtcatttaaaaagtttaagtagtcgcgAGGATATTTGAAAGATCATTCCTCCTTTCGAAAGACTCTAACACAATAGCTACCATATAGGCTAAGCTTATGAGAAGGTTAGAAATGCCGAATAAACAGTCCGATTTTATTCTAggttcatatatcatatagtatacctaTCGATCAAATTCAGTCTTTTCAACTGTATTCTCCATTCGagtgttttttgaaaaaagtttaagtaTAGTTGCATGGGTTCTGGGAAAATCATTTCACTATTCAAATAACCTTTTCAAAAAGATGGTGATTGCTAACTGAAGTAGTAGTGCTCTTGTATtctacattcaaatacctttctctcgtgAAAATTTCCACTGCGGATCATAGCTACATATGATCTCTTAGATTAAAAAAGACCTACCAGAGATTAGTAATCTAgctttgaataaggaaatatgaatatttttgataaatataaaattcttcatggaaaacttattagGACTGCTTGGCCTcttaactaacctactacctAACTTTGGACTAACTATCCTTAACGATTCCTATAGAAGCCTAGTGAGGGTAGCCAGTATCGATCGATCTTTGCCTAATTTTACCCCGAAAAGTATGGATAAGTATGTGTgcgttcttactgtaacatatataatcaATCTTGCAAAATAGCGCAGAAGTAGTATTGAAGCAGAGaagtattgttgttgttatgagaATTAGAGATATCATTAAGATGTTAATTTAACAAGCATCCTTCCTTTTTCAATGTCAAGCCTATACACACTTTAGatatactagcaaaataggaCTACTGCACTGCTGCTGCATCATTATTATGACAGCTCGTGTTTCTTTAgtgcaaagcaagcaagcaagtctGTGTAGAGAGTATCTGGgagctatatactacatatatgtaaattaaaagaGACAACCAAATATATTCCCCCTTTGGATAGCTCACTAGCTAAGGAGGGTTGCATTctattcaaaagtcatttaaaagtttaagtagtcgctaatcatttctctatcataagtcttttcaaaagaattaataactggcgtattctttattcaaaagtcattttaaaaagtttaagtagtcgcaaTAAGGATTGGGAAAACCATTTCTCTATTTAAATAGTCTTTCAAAAAGGATTATAACTGATTCTtattcaggagttatatatctatataaaatatatatatatatatgtgtgtaaaaatcatttctctatcatagtCTTTCAAGCAAGAATTAATAACTGGGGGGCgtatttctttattcaaaagtcattttaaaaagtttaagtaatcgcaacaaggattgggaaaaccatttctctattcaaatagtcttttcaaaaaggattaataactgtattcttcattcaagagtttatatatctatataaatatatatatatatgtgtgtgtaaaaatcatttctctatcataaagTCTTTTCAGAGAATTAATAACTggtgtattctttattcaaaagtcattttaaaaagtctaagaagtcgcaacaaggattgggaaaaccatttctctattcaaatagttttgtcaaaaaggattaataactgcattctttattcaggagttatatctatatatatatatataaaaatcattttctctatcataagttttttcaaaaagattaataactgtattctttattcaaaaatcattttaaaaagtttaaatagTTGCAA
Encoded here:
- the LOC135226042 gene encoding dnaJ homolog subfamily B member 5-like gives rise to the protein MDYYKILGISQDASMEDIKRAYRKMALRYHPDKNKSSDAEERFKAISQAYEILSDVKKRECYDQHVKGKMEDEEVPKEGNNKTRFTYTSTHTSDPKTRFTYTSTTSNPKTRFTYTSTTSDPKTRFTYTSTTTTNSGPMDDIFHQFFGTHGNFNHFFNNSDDDDDDDDDDDDIHMMWRGISSRHRMGGFNCNHKHYHRGGRHHHHHHHHHHHQDLHHTGTCT